In Bacilli bacterium PM5-9, the sequence CTTAAAACAAAATCACTTTGAGTATGATGAGTATACAGTTTTAGATACAGTAATTATGGGTTATAAAGAGTTATATGATATTATGGTTGAAAAAAATAATATTTATATGAAAGAAGATTTTAGTGAAGAAGATGGTTATAGAGCTGCTGAGCTTGAAGAACGCTTTGCACAAATGGATGGTTGGGAAGCTGAAAGTGATGCTGAAAAACTACTTAATGGATTAAAACTTAAAGAATGCGACTATTCAAAATATATGAAAGATTTAAATGGTGATGATAAAGTTAAGGTATTACTTGCTCAAGCATTATTTGGAAATCCAGATATCTTATTATTGGATGAGCCGACTAACCATTTAGACTTCTATGCAATAAAATGGTTAGAAAATTTTATTGATGATTTTGATAAAACAGTTATTGTGGTATCCCATGATCGTCACTTCTTAAATAATGTTTGTACTCATATTGTGGATATTGATTTTCAAAAAGCTACACTATATGTTGGTAACTATGATTTCTGGAAAGAATCAAGTCAACTAGCAAGCCGTATGATGCAAGATGATAATAAGAAAAAAGAAGAGAAAATGAAAGAGCTTCAAGAGTTTATCGCAAGATTTAGTGCTAATGCATCAAAATCAAAACAAGCTACTTCAAGAAAGAAATTGTTAGAAAAAATAACTTTGGATGATATTAAACCTTCATCAAGAAGATATCCTTTTATTAGTTTACCTTTAAGAAGAGATTTAGGTGATGATGTAGTTGAAGTTAAAGATTTATCTTATGTTGAAGAGGGTAAAACAATGTTTGAAAATGTTGATTTTACTATTAGAGGTGATGATAAAGTTTACTTCTTTTCTCGTAATGAAGCATTAATTACCAATTTATTTCAAATATTGGCTGAAGAAGCAGAACCTGCTAGCGGAACGATTAAATGGGGAGTTACTGTAGAAAATGATTATTTTCCAAAAGATAATGGTGCTTATTTTGAAAATAAATCATTAAATTTAGTTGATTGGTTAAGACAATATTCTGGTGAAGAACAGGGTGAAGCTTTTTGTCGAAGCTATTTAGGAAAAATGTTGTTTTCTCA encodes:
- a CDS encoding ATPase subunit of ABC transporter with duplicated ATPase domains (product_source=COG0488; cath_funfam=3.40.50.300; cog=COG0488; pfam=PF00005,PF12848; smart=SM00382; superfamily=52540); the encoded protein is MIDVSNISLSFGEDKLFDNVTLKFTSGNCYGIIGANGAGKSTFLKILAGELDSTKGDIFYERNQRISYLKQNHFEYDEYTVLDTVIMGYKELYDIMVEKNNIYMKEDFSEEDGYRAAELEERFAQMDGWEAESDAEKLLNGLKLKECDYSKYMKDLNGDDKVKVLLAQALFGNPDILLLDEPTNHLDFYAIKWLENFIDDFDKTVIVVSHDRHFLNNVCTHIVDIDFQKATLYVGNYDFWKESSQLASRMMQDDNKKKEEKMKELQEFIARFSANASKSKQATSRKKLLEKITLDDIKPSSRRYPFISLPLRRDLGDDVVEVKDLSYVEEGKTMFENVDFTIRGDDKVYFFSRNEALITNLFQILAEEAEPASGTIKWGVTVENDYFPKDNGAYFENKSLNLVDWLRQYSGEEQGEAFCRSYLGKMLFSHDEPLKKVSVLSGGEKMRMMFSKLMLKEANVIILDQPTNHLDLESISAVNDGLKAFKGSLLFSSHDFSFIETLANKIIEITPKGCVVYEGTFDEFLENETLQAKINDMYED